The proteins below come from a single Natranaerofaba carboxydovora genomic window:
- a CDS encoding hydroxymethylglutaryl-CoA lyase, producing the protein MAANMNSELKLVEVTPRDGLQNEKEILSTHDKLSLVESLVEAGFKEIEVTSFVNPKFVPQMHDAWEIASKLYNKHPGVTFSALAPNEKGAAKAVEACVDQIGVFISATETHNQKNVNMSKIESLRNIEKISSLAVNNNIKLRGYIVVAFDCPYEGRVSFKDILEIYKELEECGIEEVSLGDTTGSADPLYVKEVVNTIKEKGENRSDLALHFHDSQGMGLANIFSAYQEGARIFDGSVGGVGGSPVTPGAGGNVAMEDMVNMFEKMEVKTDISLDILVDLAKDLENKLGRVLPGKLAKTWEKSKDYY; encoded by the coding sequence TTGGCTGCTAACATGAATAGTGAACTTAAACTTGTGGAAGTTACCCCAAGAGATGGATTACAAAATGAGAAAGAAATTCTTTCTACACATGATAAACTAAGTTTAGTTGAATCTTTAGTTGAAGCAGGGTTTAAAGAAATTGAAGTAACTTCTTTTGTTAACCCAAAATTTGTACCACAGATGCACGATGCTTGGGAAATAGCATCAAAACTTTATAATAAACATCCTGGTGTTACTTTTTCAGCTCTAGCTCCCAATGAAAAAGGTGCAGCGAAAGCTGTTGAAGCTTGCGTGGACCAAATAGGAGTTTTTATTTCGGCTACAGAAACTCACAACCAAAAAAACGTTAATATGAGTAAGATAGAAAGTTTAAGAAATATAGAAAAAATAAGCAGTTTAGCTGTAAATAACAATATTAAACTTAGAGGTTATATTGTGGTTGCTTTTGATTGTCCTTATGAAGGAAGAGTTTCCTTTAAAGATATATTAGAGATTTACAAAGAATTAGAAGAATGCGGAATAGAAGAAGTTTCCCTTGGTGATACCACAGGTTCGGCTGACCCACTGTATGTGAAAGAAGTTGTAAATACCATTAAAGAAAAAGGGGAGAATAGATCTGATTTGGCGCTTCATTTCCATGATTCTCAGGGTATGGGTCTTGCAAATATTTTTTCGGCTTACCAAGAAGGAGCTAGAATTTTTGATGGTTCTGTAGGTGGAGTTGGTGGCAGTCCTGTAACTCCTGGTGCAGGAGGAAATGTGGCAATGGAAGACATGGTAAACATGTTTGAAAAGATGGAAGTAAAAACAGACATATCTTTGGATATATTAGTTGATCTAGCAAAGGATTTAGAAAATAAACTTGGCCGAGTGTTACCTGGCAAGCTTGCTAAAACTTGGGAAAAAAGCAAAGATTATTATTAG